The Periplaneta americana isolate PAMFEO1 chromosome 2, P.americana_PAMFEO1_priV1, whole genome shotgun sequence genome has a window encoding:
- the LOC138691611 gene encoding uncharacterized protein isoform X4: protein MMDHMKVELNVPVRPWAVPQEDTNAVEYLSKGGNLLNGMKLEFEDPTYDLVFAVKSETPPIYSAVKSETSPIPISFPTIKCEPKDEFTDVDIVEEELLDVTAEDNDSTNRLNSTMWYVQRS, encoded by the exons aTGATGGATCATATGAAAGTGGAACTTAATGTACCGGTACGGCCATGGGCTGTACCACAGGAAGACACAAATGCAGTTGAGTATTTATCTAAG ggtggaaattTGTTGAATGGAATGAAGTTGGAGTTTGAGGACCCCACGTATGATTTAGTTTTTGCAGTGAAAAGTGAAACACCTCCAATATATTCTGCAGTGAAAAGTGAAACATCTccaattcctatttcatttcccACAATAAAGTGCGAACCTAAG GATGAATTTACTGATGTGGATATAGTGGAGGAGGAGTTGCTGGACGTGACAGCAGAGGATAATGACTCAACTAATAG